Below is a genomic region from Mucilaginibacter auburnensis.
ATCCAGATCCACCCTCACGCGGGTTTGTATCTGATTTTTCAACTCCAGCATTTGCAGTTCTGTAGTTAAATGGCCCAACACCTGGTTGGCCATTTCCCTGCGGTTGGCAACTTCAAGCAATCCCTGCTTAACTGACATATCGGCGTTCATGTTTGACGATATGAAATTGATCAGGAAAGAATTACTCTCAATGTTACGGATAGCTATACCTGCCTCACTCGGAATATTCGGCGATAGCTGTATGATATTCATGGCCATGTCTTTAATTGACGATATCATGGCCTTGTATTCTTTATCCTCTTTAGGTTTAACTTCCTTAAAAGGCTCAATAGTTGCTTTTATGTAAGGCTCGGTTTGTACCTCTTCTTTTAAATAAAAACGCTTTTTGCCCTGTAAAATAACGGTAGTGTTACCATCAGGCATTTGCAGCATTTTTATAATAACAGCAACCGTTCCCACCTGGTGTAATTGCTCAAATGTAGGATCTTCAACAGCTACATCTTTTTGGGCGGCAACACCTATCATACGCGTACCTTTATTGGCATCGCGTATCAGCTTTATTGATTTGTCTCTGCCAACCGTTATAGGGATAACAACACCTGGAAACAAAACGGTATTGCGTAAAGGTAAGATGGGTAATGCATCAGGAACCTGCTCATTATTCATTTCCTCCTCATCTTCTGACGACATGAGCGGGAAAAACTCAGAATCTTCATTTATAACCGGCATCGCATTCTTAAAATCAAACGGATCAAAACTCATCAGGGGACCTTTCTGTTTAAACGTCATATTGTCAGTATTTCACGGCGCATAAACCGCCATAAACTACTGACATACGTAATTAAAATTATGTACACGTATGTTTCAACTAATATGCCAATATACCCAATATTAGATAATTGACATGTACTAAACTGAATACATGTTATTTACAACACAAAAACATTTTTTGCCGTTTTGGGTTCCATATGCAAAAAAGTCAGGCACGGTGTGAAAAACTTGTTATTAAAAAAAACAGTTGTTTTTAAATAAAATTGCACCATCTGATAATAATTTATACAATTGCAAGTTATTTGTATACTGTTGCTTACACCACAGTTGTTTGTAAATGAGGTTAGCGGTAATTACATCTTTTCTGATCTTCTCTTCAATTGAGCATGCAGCTGCGCAAAATGCCTATTTTAAGTTAGGTCAGCAAGCTTATATTGATGGTAACTTTAAAGCTGCCATAAGGCAATTGGAGAAGGGCTGTTTAATTGATTCAACCAACGCCAATGCTTTGTGGATGTTAGGGTATTCTTATTACCATAGCGATAATCTGGCAAAATCTATAGCAACATTTACCAAAGAGATTTCCATTACCCCTAATGATGCTTCGGCTTATTACTACCGTGCATTGGCAAAGTACCGCTCAGGCAAAGGGAGCCAGGTATTGGCCGACAAAGAAAAATTTTTACTGGGTGCAATAGTTGACTTTACGAAAGCTATCACATTAAGCCCAAGCGACGCTAAAATCGCCAGCTTTTATCAAAACAGGGCCATTGCATACCGCGATTACGGTGTATTTAAACTTGAAACGGCAGGAAAACAATTTGACAGAACACGCGGACTTAACTCATTAAGAGCAGCAATGGGCGATCTGCAAAAGGTTTTAGATTCTGATCCGGGTCGTTCTGATATTGCTTCGATAATGGAGTTTACCAAAGACAAGCTTTCAACTTCCACTGTCAGTACACTGCATCACTAAAACTTACCGGTAATTTTGTAGGTGTTTGCTCCCAGTAACTTTACCTTTTGGTATTTATTGATGGAATAAACGGAATCAGGATAATAGTTTAGTTCTTCGCGGGTATTGTATAGAGCATTGTTTACCTCGTTGTAAATAAAAATGTGTTGTATTTTTCCCTGCGAGGTTTTGTCAATTATAATCCTACGGGTTTTCAGGTCGAGGTCGGTTGCCGTATAAACTATAGCGCCAGCGCTATCCTTTTTTGTATAAATGCCACTCCAGGCAGGCTTATTAATGTCCGACTCAGTAAAAGCACCTAATTCCGCTTCCCAATTGTTTACTTCCACGTCCCGCGTCTCGCTCACGCCATTGTGTACAACAGTTTTACTTATTTTTTTATGCTGACCCTTGAGTTGCGCAATATTCTTTTCAAAATAGCCTTTTAGGTCAAAATATTCCTTTTGCGCGCCCTCTTTTAAGTTTTCGGGTTTGCAGGATGGTAGAAAGGCCAAAATTGCAACAATTGAAAAAAGCGCCACCGGTAGCGGTGCTTTTACTTTAGTATATTTATATAACGGTTGTTTAGTCATACTTCAATCACCAAATCTAATCATAACAATAATAATCGGGCGCATATTTTATGATTGAAGTACAGACCACATATAAAATCAGGTGATTCCCTCCCACCTTACCCGGAGAAGAGAATCACCAATTGATATACTATAATAAAACTTCCCGGGCTTGTTTAGCTGCGGCCACCATGTTAACGAGCGCTGATTTTGTTTCGGGCCATTTACGGGTTTTAAGGCCACAGTCAGGGTTAACCCACAGGTGCTGTGCAGGCAACAGCTCAGCCGCTTTTGTCAATAAGGCAGACATCTCTTCTGTTGAAGGCACACGTGGAGAGTGAATATCATATACCCCCGGACCAATCTCATTAGGATATTTAAAATGAGCAAAGGCCTGTAAAAGTTCCATTTGCGAGCGCGAAGTTTCAATAGTGATCACGTCAGCATCCATTGCGGCAATGTGCTCAATAATATCATTAAACTCGCTGTAGCACATGTGCGTGTGGATCTGTGTTTGGTTTTGCACACCGCCGGCGGTTAACCTGAAAGCGTTCACCGCCCAGGTTAAGTAGGCCGCGCGTTTAGCCTTGCGCAATGGTAAACCTTCGCGTATGGCGGCTTCGTCAATTTGAATAATACCCACTCCCGCTTTCTCTAAAGCTAAAACCTCATCCCGAATAGCAAGCGCTATCTGGTTGGTAGTAAGTTCGCGTGGTTGGTCATTCCGCACAAACGACCATTGCAGAATAGTTACCGGCCCGGTAAGCATGCCTTTCATTTGTTTTTTGGTTTGTTCGGCGGCAAACTTAGTCCAGCGTACAGTCATGTCGTTGGGGCGACTTACATCACCGTAAATAACAGGTGGCTTAACGCAACGACTGCCATAGCTTTGCACCCAACCATTTTTGGTGAACAAAAAGCCATCTAACTGTTCGCCGAAGTACTCAACCATATCGTTACGTTCAAACTCGCCATGAACCAAAACGTCAAGGTCAATCTCCTCCTGCCAGCGGATAACTTCAATGGTGGCTTTTTCTATTTGCTCTTCATATTCTTTAAGGCTGAGTTCCCCCTTTTTTAAACGCGCACGCAACAAGCGTATATCATCTGTTTGCGGGAAAGAGCCAATGGTAGTTGTAGGGAACAGCGGCAAATTAAAACGGTCTCGCTGCAATTGCTGGCGGGTAGAAAAATCAGCATCACGTGTAGCGTCTGTATCTGTAATAGCAGCCACCCTGTTTTGAACTTCTTGCCTGTGTACTTTTTGAGATGTACGGCGACCTGCAATTGCTATTTTATTAGCCTCCAACCTGCTTAAATCTCCTTGCGCAATATGCTTCAGATCCACCACCTCATGTAGCTTTTGACGAGCAAACGCCATCCAGTTTTTTATCTCAGGGTCTATATTGGTTTCCAGATCAAGGTCAATCGGGCTATGCAATAAAGAGCACGATGGAGCAATGATAACACGGTTGCTGCTTAACTTTTCAACCGCCTTGTTTATTAAATTCAACGATGCTTCGTAATCGTTCTTCCAAACATTACGGCCATCAACAATACCTAATGAAAGAACAAGATTATCAGGAATTAGCGCTAACACATCATCCAGTTGTTCCGGCGCGCGCACCAAATCAATATGTAATGCGGCAACAGGCAGGTTAACAGCTAATGCGGTATTATCAAGCACTGCTTCAAAATAAGTTGCAACCAAAAGTTTTACCCCGCTTACGCGGTTAGCAATGGCGCGATAGGCCCATTCAAAAGCTTCCTGCTCTTTTTTAGTAAGATCAAGTGCCAGACAGGGTTCATCTAACTGTATCCACTCAGCACCTTGCTTTTTTAAGCGATTAATGATCTCTATATAAACCGGTACCAGTTTTTTTA
It encodes:
- a CDS encoding tetratricopeptide repeat protein, coding for MRLAVITSFLIFSSIEHAAAQNAYFKLGQQAYIDGNFKAAIRQLEKGCLIDSTNANALWMLGYSYYHSDNLAKSIATFTKEISITPNDASAYYYRALAKYRSGKGSQVLADKEKFLLGAIVDFTKAITLSPSDAKIASFYQNRAIAYRDYGVFKLETAGKQFDRTRGLNSLRAAMGDLQKVLDSDPGRSDIASIMEFTKDKLSTSTVSTLHH
- the metE gene encoding 5-methyltetrahydropteroyltriglutamate--homocysteine S-methyltransferase, with amino-acid sequence MLTQNLGYPRIGSQRQLKKACEQFWAGKLELRDLKEVARKIKEDNWQTQLDAGIDLIPCNDFSFYDHVLDTSLMLGVIPQRYQPVLSQVKTNNEVDLYFAMARGYQKNGLDITAMEMTKWLDTNYHYIVPEFTAKQQFTLFNENVIGEYVNAHKIVGDKAKPVLVGPVSYLLLGKEKEAGFERIDLIKKLVPVYIEIINRLKKQGAEWIQLDEPCLALDLTKKEQEAFEWAYRAIANRVSGVKLLVATYFEAVLDNTALAVNLPVAALHIDLVRAPEQLDDVLALIPDNLVLSLGIVDGRNVWKNDYEASLNLINKAVEKLSSNRVIIAPSCSLLHSPIDLDLETNIDPEIKNWMAFARQKLHEVVDLKHIAQGDLSRLEANKIAIAGRRTSQKVHRQEVQNRVAAITDTDATRDADFSTRQQLQRDRFNLPLFPTTTIGSFPQTDDIRLLRARLKKGELSLKEYEEQIEKATIEVIRWQEEIDLDVLVHGEFERNDMVEYFGEQLDGFLFTKNGWVQSYGSRCVKPPVIYGDVSRPNDMTVRWTKFAAEQTKKQMKGMLTGPVTILQWSFVRNDQPRELTTNQIALAIRDEVLALEKAGVGIIQIDEAAIREGLPLRKAKRAAYLTWAVNAFRLTAGGVQNQTQIHTHMCYSEFNDIIEHIAAMDADVITIETSRSQMELLQAFAHFKYPNEIGPGVYDIHSPRVPSTEEMSALLTKAAELLPAQHLWVNPDCGLKTRKWPETKSALVNMVAAAKQAREVLL